A window of the Candidatus Binatia bacterium genome harbors these coding sequences:
- the rpsI gene encoding 30S ribosomal protein S9: MSDRKITHAATGKRKSAVARVYLVVGSGNIVVNRRLLDDYFGRPTSRMIVQQPFELTGTAGQFDVSANVCGGGVSAQASAIRHGITRALIDSNAELRPALKKAGYVTRDPREVERKKYGRHKARKRPQYSKR, translated from the coding sequence ATGTCCGATCGAAAAATCACGCATGCTGCCACCGGGAAGCGCAAAAGCGCCGTCGCCCGCGTTTACCTGGTCGTTGGCAGCGGTAATATTGTTGTGAACCGCCGCCTATTAGACGACTATTTCGGCCGTCCGACTTCTCGCATGATCGTTCAACAGCCGTTTGAGTTGACTGGCACGGCGGGCCAGTTTGATGTCTCAGCGAACGTCTGCGGCGGCGGTGTTTCAGCGCAGGCGTCCGCCATACGACATGGCATCACACGCGCGCTGATCGACTCCAATGCTGAGCTCAGACCAGCATTGAAGAAGGCCGGCTACGTCACGCGCGACCCGCGAGAGGTTGAGCGAAAGAAATACGGTCGCCACAAGGCACGCAAGCGCCCGCAGTACTCGAAACGGTAG